A region from the Phycisphaerales bacterium genome encodes:
- a CDS encoding HlyD family efflux transporter periplasmic adaptor subunit, with product MATTQTDLRTLRRVAQPTDISTALPPASAGATTSIPRPKARWATRLVVPAAVLLATGGLLAYAARDALQPRLQVYVAAAIPKGSAAAPPRPETDSAAGATGADPTDASSASSPPSTAALGAVAVQAPGWIEPSPYAISVPALAEGVVREVLVLEGEWVEVGQVVARMIDDDARLAVRATDAVIAERESDVARARAALATAESQVDVERTTAAELRDEVTRKRDLVATGGLSEGTFRRMEIRLDGLDAKVRTAEKMVSEARAALAQTESAHAASHVMRDEARLRLERMEVRSPASGVVLARLVEPGSRISMGAKSGEAGAGGGMSGTAGAVLRIYDPAKLQVRVDVPLADAAKVGVGTRATVSTEALADQTFTGVVSRVVHEANIQRNTVQFKVALDAPSPVLKPEMLTRVKLHAPALASRHSGASGQHSGATSGQGDSADMTLLVPTAAVTSTGEDKGQVWIVDTSSGSPVARRRDIATASSADEGFTAVTSGLRLTDRVILDPPKPPAIQDGTRLKLLGERTTAAATPSPTAP from the coding sequence ATGGCCACTACGCAGACCGACCTGCGGACCCTCAGACGGGTAGCGCAACCAACTGACATCTCAACCGCACTACCGCCTGCGAGCGCTGGCGCGACCACGTCCATCCCTCGCCCCAAAGCACGATGGGCGACGCGGCTTGTCGTGCCCGCCGCTGTGCTGCTCGCCACCGGCGGGCTCCTCGCGTATGCCGCACGGGATGCGCTCCAGCCTCGGCTGCAGGTCTATGTCGCCGCAGCCATCCCGAAGGGGAGTGCGGCGGCACCACCTCGCCCCGAGACGGATTCAGCCGCTGGAGCGACGGGCGCGGACCCGACCGACGCATCGTCCGCGTCGTCGCCCCCATCCACCGCCGCGCTCGGCGCGGTTGCGGTGCAGGCACCGGGCTGGATCGAGCCCTCGCCATACGCCATCAGCGTGCCCGCGCTCGCCGAAGGCGTGGTGCGGGAGGTGCTGGTGCTCGAAGGGGAGTGGGTCGAAGTCGGCCAGGTGGTCGCCCGCATGATCGATGACGATGCGCGGCTGGCCGTGCGGGCCACCGATGCCGTGATCGCGGAGCGCGAGTCCGATGTCGCGCGAGCCCGTGCCGCCCTTGCGACGGCCGAGTCGCAGGTCGACGTTGAACGCACCACCGCCGCGGAATTGCGCGACGAGGTGACGCGGAAGCGCGACCTCGTCGCGACGGGGGGCCTCAGCGAAGGGACGTTCCGGAGGATGGAGATTCGCCTCGATGGGCTTGACGCCAAGGTCAGGACGGCGGAGAAGATGGTGAGCGAGGCCCGCGCGGCCCTTGCCCAGACGGAGTCTGCCCATGCCGCTTCACACGTCATGCGTGACGAGGCCAGGCTGCGACTGGAGCGAATGGAGGTGCGCTCGCCCGCGAGCGGCGTGGTGCTGGCCCGGCTCGTCGAGCCGGGCTCGCGGATCAGCATGGGGGCCAAGTCTGGCGAAGCGGGCGCGGGCGGAGGCATGTCTGGCACGGCGGGGGCTGTGCTGCGCATCTACGACCCCGCAAAGTTGCAGGTCCGAGTCGATGTGCCCTTGGCCGATGCCGCCAAGGTGGGCGTCGGTACGCGGGCGACGGTCAGCACCGAGGCGCTCGCGGACCAGACGTTCACCGGCGTCGTGTCGAGGGTCGTGCACGAGGCCAACATCCAGCGCAACACCGTGCAGTTCAAGGTCGCGCTCGACGCGCCCTCTCCCGTGCTCAAGCCCGAGATGCTGACCCGCGTCAAGCTCCACGCGCCCGCGCTCGCCTCGCGGCACAGCGGCGCGAGCGGCCAACACAGCGGCGCGACGTCCGGTCAGGGGGATAGCGCCGACATGACGCTGCTGGTGCCGACCGCCGCCGTGACGTCGACGGGTGAGGACAAGGGCCAAGTCTGGATCGTGGACACCAGCAGCGGCAGCCCGGTCGCGCGCCGGCGCGACATCGCCACCGCGTCTTCGGCGGACGAAGGGTTCACCGCCGTCACCAGCGGCCTGCGCCTGACCGACCGCGTCATTCTCGACCCTCCCAAACCTCCGGCCATCCAAGACGGCACTCGCCTCAAGCTCCTCGGTGAACGAACCACCGCAGCGGCAACGCCCAGTCCGACCGCGCCGTAA